The following proteins are co-located in the Methanobrevibacter sp. genome:
- a CDS encoding 3-dehydroquinate synthase II, translating into MQEKFAWISTPDELWETKKEMITTALESGINYVLDLDDIEQIRKLGNVKIIANTDDADIFLVGINSEGDGFVELNEDFKDSIDIANAKKAKSEGKTVCAFIKITDKAHEQLAVKLGSIVDYIILVATDWTIIPLENIIADLQKSDVEIIAAVRDLDSARVALETLEHGTDGIIFEANDFNTIKKIAQNVVEASQEKYELQIATITKVKSLGSGDRVCIDTTDMMKPGEGMLVGSYSKFMFLIHSESLESEYVASRPFRVNAGPVQAYVMVPGNKTRYLSELVAGDEVLIVNSEGETRTAYVGRSKIERRPLMLIEAEYEGQTIRTLLQNAETIRIVDENNNPLSVADVKEGDKVKVYIETNARHFGIAIDETIIEQ; encoded by the coding sequence ATGCAAGAGAAGTTCGCTTGGATAAGCACTCCTGATGAATTATGGGAAACCAAAAAAGAAATGATTACCACTGCGTTGGAATCAGGCATTAACTATGTTTTGGATTTGGATGACATTGAACAAATCAGAAAACTTGGAAATGTAAAAATTATTGCAAATACTGATGATGCAGATATCTTTTTGGTAGGCATTAATAGTGAAGGAGATGGCTTTGTTGAATTAAATGAGGATTTTAAAGATTCTATTGACATTGCCAATGCAAAAAAAGCAAAAAGCGAAGGAAAAACAGTTTGTGCATTTATAAAAATCACTGATAAAGCTCATGAACAATTGGCTGTTAAATTAGGTTCGATTGTAGATTATATTATACTTGTTGCAACTGACTGGACAATAATTCCTCTTGAAAATATTATTGCTGATTTGCAGAAATCAGACGTGGAAATTATTGCGGCAGTTCGTGATTTGGATAGTGCCCGTGTTGCTCTTGAAACATTGGAGCATGGAACTGACGGTATAATATTTGAAGCAAATGACTTTAACACAATCAAAAAAATAGCACAAAATGTTGTTGAAGCATCACAAGAAAAATATGAATTGCAAATAGCCACCATAACTAAAGTAAAATCTCTCGGTTCAGGTGATAGAGTATGTATCGATACTACTGACATGATGAAGCCTGGAGAAGGAATGTTAGTTGGTTCTTATTCAAAATTCATGTTTTTAATACATTCTGAATCACTTGAAAGTGAATATGTAGCTTCAAGGCCGTTTAGAGTAAATGCAGGACCGGTTCAGGCATATGTGATGGTTCCTGGAAACAAAACAAGATATCTGTCAGAATTGGTTGCCGGTGATGAAGTGCTAATCGTTAACAGCGAAGGTGAGACTAGAACTGCATATGTTGGAAGAAGTAAAATTGAGAGAAGACCTTTAATGCTAATTGAGGCTGAATATGAAGGCCAAACTATCAGGACACTTCTGCAAAATGCAGAAACTATCAGGATAGTTGATGAAAATAATAATCCTCTATCAGTAGCTGATGTAAAAGAGGGCGATAAAGTTAAAGTATATATTGAAACTAACGCGCGTCACTTTGGAATAGCTATTGATGAAACAATTATCGAACAGTGA